One window of Perca flavescens isolate YP-PL-M2 chromosome 15, PFLA_1.0, whole genome shotgun sequence genomic DNA carries:
- the cbx4 gene encoding E3 SUMO-protein ligase CBX4, whose translation MELPAAGEHVFAVEGIEKKRIRKGKIEYLVKWRGWSPKYNTWEPEENILDPRLLVAFQHRESQEQLMGYRKRGPKPKHLLLQVPSFARRSCIPAGFEESSQDTEVNVKSDPVPVQRPQPQQYQLNSKKHHQYQPSSQEVPADQPTNGKKKFIYQLNSKKHHHYEPDPNMYDAQASRLKEVVKVQELASKPANPGWNLPLALQQKWVRDKDTGCLSKVKELEVEVRKPAVKDAKSEQALKPNPKQATLPSAVSSKMKIIKNKNKNGRIVIVMSKYMDSNKVHGAKGKHGESSSEVKHQNTKPLENNPAHTTKMMEHPENGIPKELCNGSSLPAAEHPLKCSPKDRHFSKPSPSTAEEYNTEVARGQADLPDDLPLQLTASSPLTSWAVDTNIATPTSVDQIRIPSFPNDRKRKLSDHVEDRSVSKTYLTSRSFSVPSTVVMPTQDKPMDLHCSGPRHSSTCTYEVVDSGSQEEPMDLSCPKTKNQVELEIQPEPELVVTNTPPVTEDTQKSTEKSKEAPVEKTSPFMGNIIITDITTNSLTVTFKEYGMDEDAINKAFEETSVGIYVIKEHASSDEPGDIGIVLEGIKMLQDLYNVALPVATLFGLMGGSVDRSDFDCPTVPDIPVQQPEQRDSAPSLRNPEHVATTEPMCSTTIRPTDCGAWQQKKDVMTSSPDCIMELSAVGESVFAAESIIKRRIRRGRWEYLVKWKGWSQKYSTWEPEENILDARLFAAFEERERERELFGPKKRGPKPETFLLKAKAKEKAYEFRREAPRGIQVSYPIPEPVITPRAREGLRAVVPTIFPPSAVNRGESVHIRPPEPERRPRPTPTASLTVREAVRFPKKRGRKPKLQLHYEKDHEGSSAEPDTKRSRSLEEPVSHGLSNMSRRLFHHGETSDHSLIQLTRRFQEKTTITPKHSREQRHAGLSYSCAFSPDVLKSDQGGDRTQCLSRMSIPRPSSSAEHRRHQVKECCLPPEQPAVISTQSESIHDQSTRPASSWTPSYTNLDTVTVTDVTMNFLTVTVRESRTEKGFFREKR comes from the exons GTACCCTCATTTGCCAGAAGATCCTGTATCCCTGCAGGTTTTGAGGAATCATCTCAGGATACAGAGGTTAACGTCAAGTCCGATCCCGTCCCGGTCCAGCGTCCTCAGCCTCAACAGTACCAGCTCAACAGCAAGAAGCACCATCAGTACCAGCCCAGCAGCCAGGAGGTCCCTGCTGACCAGCCAACCAATGGCAAGAAGAAGTTCATCTACCAGCTCAACAGTAAGAAGCACCACCACTATGAGCCGGACCCGAACATGTATGACGCTCAGGCTTCCAGGCTCAAAGAGGTGGTCAAAGTTCAGGAACTGGCCAGTAAACCGGCAAATCCTGGCTGGAACTTACCGCTGGCCCTGCAGCAGAAATGGGTTCGAGACAAAGACACAGGCTGCTTGAGCAAAGTCAAAGAGTTGGAAGTGGAGGTGAGGAAACCAGCTGTTAAAGACGCTAAAAGTGAACAAGCCCTTAAACCCAATCCTAAGCAGGCAACCTTGCCTAGCGCTGTTAGCAGCAAAATGAAGATAATcaagaacaaaaacaagaatggaCGTATTGTTATTGTCATGAGCAAATATATGGACAGCAACAAGGTTCATGGAGCAAAGGGTAAACACGGGGAATCATCGAGCGAAGTGAAACACCAAAACACCAAACCTCTAGAGAACAATCCAGCACACACAACCAAAATGATGGAGCACCCGGAGAACGGTATCCCCAAAGAGCTCTGTAACGGCAGCTCCCTCCCTGCCGCAGAGCATCCTTTAAAGTGTTCCCCAAAGGACAGACATTTCTCCAAACCTTCGCCAAGCACAGCAGAGGAATACAACACCGAAGTGGCTCGCGGTCAGGCCGATTTACCGGATGATCTACCCCTTCAGTTGACCGCTAGCTCGCCCCTGACGTCCTGGGCTGTTGACACCAACATCGCGACCCCTACATCCGTCGACCAGATCAGGATCCCTTCTTTCCCCAACGACCGCAAGCGAAAGCTATCAGATCATGTTGAGGACAGGAGTGTCTCCAAAACCTACCTGACTTCAAGAAGCTTCAGTGTCCCCAGCACTGTAGTCATGCCAACTCAGGACAAACCTATGGACCTCCACTGTAGCGGCCCACGCCACAGCAGCACATGTACATATGAGGTTGTGGACTCTGGCAGCCAAGAGGAGCCGATGGACCTGAGCTGCCCAAAGACTAAGAATCAGGTGGAGCTAGAAATACAGCCGGAGCCTGAGCTTGTTGTCACAAACACACCTCCTGTGACAGAAGACACACagaaatccacagagaaatctAAAGAAGCACCTGTTGAAAAAACCTCCCCTTTTATGGGAAATATCATAATCACTGACATCACAACAAACAGTCTCACCGTCACCTTCAAGGAATat ggcaTGGATGAAGACGCCATCAACAAGGCCTTTGAAGAAACCAGTGTTGGGATTTATGTTATTAAAGAACATGCTTCAAGTGATGAACCAGGGGACATTGGTATTGTCCTTGAAGGCATCAAGATGTTGCAAGATCTTTATAATGTAGCATTACCTGTTGCTACGCTGTTTggactaat GGGGGGGTCCGTGGACCGCTCTGACTTTGATTGTCCCACTGTGCCAGACATTCCTGTACAGCAGCCAGAGCAGCGGGACTCCGCCCCTTCACTCAGAAACCCGGAGCACGTAGCAACAACCGAGCCAATGTGCTCCACCACGATCCGTCCTACCGACTGCGGTGCCTGGCAACAGAAAAAAGACGTGATGACGTCCTCTCCAGATTGC ATCATGGAGCTCTCGGCTGTTGGTGAGAGCGTCTTCGCAGCCGAGTCTATCATTAAACGGCGGATCAGACGG GGTCGCTGGGAATATCTCGTGAAATGGAAGGGCTGGTCTCAGAA GTACAGCACTTGGGAGCCGGAGGAAAACATTCTGGATGCACGTCTCTTCGCTGCCTTCGAGGAGAG gGAGCGCGAAAGGGAGCTGTTCGGGCCGAAGAAGAGGGGTCCCAAACCTGAGACATTTCTCTTGAAG GCCAAAGCCAAAGAAAAGGCGTATGAATTTAGAAGAGAGGCGCCCAGGGGGATCCAGGTTTCCTATCCCATCCCGGAGCCTGTCATAACACCAAGGGCCCGGGAGGGTTTACGCGCCGTGGTTCCCACAATATTCCCACCGAGCGCGGTCAACAGAGGTGAAAGTGTCCACATCCGACCACCAGAGCCAGAGAGGAGGCCCAGACCGACTCCAACAGCTTCTCTGACAGTCCGAGAAGCCGTCCGGTTCCCCAAAAAGAGAGGGCGCAAACCCAAGCTGCAGTTACATTATGAGAAAGATCATGAAGGCAGCTCAGCAGAGCCGGACACCAAACGGAGCAGGTCACTGGAGGAGCCGGTGTCACACGGTTTGTCCAACATGTCCCGACGCTTGTTTCATCACGGAGAGACGTCAGATCACAGCCTCATCCAGCTGACTAGGAGGTTTCAGGAGAAGACCACGATAACACCCAAACACAGCCGCGAGCAGAGACACGCAGGGTTGTCTTACAGCTGCGCATTCAGTCCAGATGTGCTGAAAAGTGATCAGGGGGGAGACAGGACTCAGTGTTTGAGCAGGATGTCTATTCCTCGGCCCAGCAGCTCTGCAGAACACCGCAGACATCAGGTGAAAGAGTGCTGTCTGCCCCCGGAACAACCGGCGGTCATCTCCACACAGTCCGAGTCCATCCATGATCAGTCCACGCGACCAGCCTCGTCCTGGACCCCCAGTTACACCAACCTGGACACTGTGACCGTGACAGATGTCACCATGAACTTTTTGACAGTAACCGTGAGAGAGAGCAGAACGGAGAAAGGCTTTTTCAGAGAGAAAAGATGA
- the LOC114569419 gene encoding meteorin-like protein, which produces MSLPGRPGFAAGVDSRIVLQVQLRCTEGSVRWIYPGQALRVVLEPNLSSSQSTTVCIKPSPSFRGASVFIERAGELELLVTEGGRPEQQVFCFRADGPHRPVIYLQSRPQSDGPWSRRTMGFRYELLGNRTALNVGHSGLQASCRPCNDTELLMAICNSDFVVRGLIEKVSHDSEHQTSLVEVSAARVYWQRSGVFEQQAAASGSPRSVPSWRGHIHTLLQCHVKPGDGEFLFTGSEHFGEAWLGCAPRYKDFLFVYQTAWAARRNSCDFPLD; this is translated from the exons ATGTCGCTACCAGGAAGACC CGGTTTTGCCGCTGGTGTGGACTCCAGGATTGTCCTCCAGGTGCAGTTGCGCTGTACAGAGGGCTCGGTGAGGTGGATATACCCTGGCCAGGCTCTCCGGGTGGTCCTGGAGCCCAATCTGTCCTCCTCCCAGAGCACCACTGTCTGCATCAAACCGTCTCCCTCTTTCCGTGGAGCCAGCGTGTTCATTGAACGAGCCGGGGAGCTGGAGCTGCTGGTGACAGAGGGCGGGCGGCCCGAGCAGCAGGTGTTCTGTTTCCGGGCAGATGGTCCGCACAGGCCCGTAATCTACCTCCAGTCCAGACCGCAGAGTGATGGACCCTGGAGCAGACGCACGATGGGCTTCAGATATGAGCTGCTGGGCAACAGGACTGCTCTCAACGTGGGCCACAGCGGGCTTCAGG CTTCATGCCGACCCTGCAATGACACAGAACTCCTCATGGCTATCTGCAACAGTGACTTTG TGGTCCGAGGCCTCATCGAGAAAGTCTCCCACGACTCTGAACATCAGACGTCGCTGGTGGAGGTGTCAGCAGCAAGGGTGTACTGGCAGCGCAGTGGAGTGTTTGAGCAACAAGCAGCTGCCTCTGGGTCACCTCGGTCCGTCCCGTCTTGGCGTGGACACATCCACACACTCCTGCAGTGCCATGTGAAGCCTGGGGATGGAGAGTTTCTCTTCACAGGGTCAGAACACTTTGGGGAAGCTTGGTTAGGGTGTGCCCCACGATACAAAGACTTCCTGTTTGTCTACCAGACTGCCTGGGCAGCACGACGGAATTCCTGTGACTTCCCTTTAGACTGA